A stretch of Mobula birostris isolate sMobBir1 chromosome 2, sMobBir1.hap1, whole genome shotgun sequence DNA encodes these proteins:
- the LOC140207452 gene encoding tigger transposable element-derived protein 1-like: protein MSKKRTANSSLRGKPKRPRKGISLDMKLDILRRFDAGEKLSAIAKTLVLAKSTVGTIKENRDKIKAIAQVAAPLSARTLYLHRSEVMLTMERLLSVWIEEQTQCNVPLNPMIIRAKARSLYDDLLKEKGSGAGEKRFVASKGWFDRFCKRFNLHYIKVISDSAGADEEAVINSPSALSKIIYEEGYLPEQVFNVAETGLFWKRMPDRTFISKEENSAPGFKASKDRLTLLLGGNAAGDFKLKPLLVYSSENPRALDGYAKPHLPVIWHSNRKAWMTTTIVHDWFTNYFCPDVERYCAKHNISNKALLILDNSPSHPLNLNDLSNNVRVEYLPKETSTLIQPMHQGVITNFKRYYLRRTLKQVVDATDGEGKTTVREFWRCFNIMNAIDNIAESWDEVKVSTMNGVWQNIWPGCINNFTGDPAAEPAEKVTGDIVTLANQAGFEDIVKEDVIQLLDSQEEDLSDEDLMLLEQERASEDINVAEPPASPRQLTTSHLSVTLSYIDQVVDILSANDPSRERSLRVVRLLNDAMSCYREMYKEKMRREQQTDFDAFLICKSEPPSPHM, encoded by the coding sequence ATGTCCAAAAAGAGGACGGCAAATTCAAGTCTAAGGGGCAAACCTAAACGACCTCGCAAGGGAATTTCACTGGACATGAAACTCGATATTTTACGAAGGTTTGACGCTGGAGAGAAGCTTAGTGCAATTGCAAAAACGCTGGTACTTGCTAAGTCAACAGTGGGAACAATAAAAGAGAACAGAGATAAGATTAAGGCAATTGCCCAAGTTGCAGCACCGTTAAGTGCTCGAACGCTTTATCTTCATCGTAGTGAAGTGATGCTGACAATGGAAAGACTACTGAGTGTTTGGATAGAAGAGCAGACACAATGTAACGTGCCATTAAATCCAATGATTATTCGAGCTAAGGCCAGGAGCTTATATGATGATTTACTGAAAGAAAAAGGTAGTGGTGCAGGAGAAAAACGTTTCGTGGCAAGTAAAGGTTGGTTTGACAGGTTTTGCAAGCGATTTAACCTGCATTACATCAAAGTAATCAGCGACTCTGCTGGGGCTGATGAGGAAGCTGTGATAAATTCTCCTAGTGCTTTGAGCAAGATCATATATGAAGAAGGATACCTACCAGAACAAGTATTTAATGTGGCTGAAACTGGTCTTTTTTGGAAACGCATGCCTGACAGGACATTTATTTCAAAAGAAGAGAATTCTGCACCGGGTTTTAAAGCTTCTAAAGACCGTCTGACACTACTGCTGGGAGGCAATGCTGCCGGTGATTTTAAGTTAAAGCCTCTTTTAGTCTATAGCTCTGAGAACCCCAGAGCTCTCGATGGTTACGCAAAACCTCATTTGCCTGTGATATGGCATTCAAACAGGAAAGCTTGGATGACCACAACTATTGTTCATGACTGGTTCACCAACTACTTCTGTCCAGATGTGGAGAGGTACTGTGCCAAACATAACATTTCAAACAAAGCGCTGCTCATTCTCGATAATTCACCAAGCCACCCTCTTAACTTAAATGACCTTTCCAATAATGTGAGGGTTGAGTACTTGCCGAAGGAAACATCAACCTTAATTCAGCCAATGCATCAAGGTGTAATTACAAATTTCAAGCGGTATTATTTGCGAAGAACGTTGAAGCAAGTGGTTGATGCAACTGATGGCGAAGGGAAGACAACAGTCCGAGAGTTTTGGAGATGCTTCAACATTATGAATGCCATTGACAACATTGCTGAATCGTGGGATGAAGTAAAAGTATCTACAATGAATGGTGTTTGGCAAAACATTTGGCCGGGGTGTATCAATAACTTCACTGGCGACCCAGCGGCAGAACCTGCAGAGAAAGTTACTGGAGACATTGTAACACTGGCAAACCAGGCCGGGTTTGAGGATATCGTCAAGGAGGATGTAATTCAGCTGCTAGATTCACAGGAAGAAGATTTGTCAGATGAAGACCTTATGTTATTAGAGCAAGAGCGAGCGTCAGAAGATATCAACGTTGCAGAACCTCCAGCCAGTCCACGTCAACTAACGACAAGCCACCTGTCTGTTACCTTATCATACATCGACCAGGTCGTGGACATCCTCAGTGCCAACGATCCAAGCCGAGAGCGTAGTCTAAGGGTTGTGCGTTTGCTAAACGACGCTATGAGCTGTTACAGGGAAATGTACAAGGAGAAAATGCGCCGTGAACAACAAACAGATTTTGATGCTTTTCTCATCTGCAAATCAGAGCCTCCCTCTCCCCACATGTAA